A window of Rhododendron vialii isolate Sample 1 chromosome 11a, ASM3025357v1 contains these coding sequences:
- the LOC131308886 gene encoding protein LNK1-like yields the protein MCFKCWIKQIGGMSDLCMYELDDNVWDEFDQTGDHIVPHPGNDHKNEPSFLGDGCKKARREVIGDSINAGDWCTAKYITQGKGEGVCKPLKNMLGKDSWSLTPEGVFSAPCDSNLNKEAAGLDDTIGTDFCPVDTIIGERGAADDSNSYPQYPLGDISQSDNDLSFFDNEWPDIGNFEDVDRMFRSCDSTFGLGSVGNEDDLSWFSSGQTVEGSEDMLKSEAEFSCLESIPFKNLPEQHGPSKLNNASSSVNSSNMDSASISCKSSFRASKGGEPDALGHFTVMNGSSAVSESKYGFAPKEQINFQKKQAKHRKQSEGKRKDRWLENGVSSQHTGNLQFNGTKLPSDNLPHQVYTSPDIQKQKKNIRPDYFGYLQTHIPYVHLDYMHPTKQKPVSSMSNGLTSPSPKGSSYASNRVQSMGSAHDRSFESPSMTADVKKEKLQCRQGFHSSFRSKTKDVDMTVQTASCDPISVPKQVHHLHNARENHNEVERSPADLDSCNVQESSCRSSGLDDISLEASCFRQLQQVVEQLDTRTKLQIRDSLYRLARSAEQRNRNASLKGGSIDDRDASGAFMAEETNKYSRFMDMETDTNPIDRSIAHLLFHRPSVSSMVPPHDGSSLNSQTVNHGSIALPLVMSEKLVCQEETPSEADKKEADPRR from the exons ATGTGCTTTAAGTGCTGGATAAAGCAAATTGGAGGAATGTCCGACTTGTGTATGTATGAG CTTGACGATAATGTTTGGGATGAATTTGATCAGACTGGTGATCATATAGTACCTCACCCTGGTAACGACCACAAGAATGAACCTTCATTTCTGGGTGATGGCTGTAAGAAAGCTCGACGTGAAGTGATTGGCGATTCAATTAATGCTGGTGACTGGTGTACTGCAAAGTACATTACTCAGGGCAAGGGGGAAGGAGTGTGTAAACCCCTGAAGAACATGTTGGGAAAGGATTCATGGTCTCTTACCCCTGAAGGAGTGTTTTCAGCTCCATGTGATAGCAACTTGAACAAAGAAGCAGCAGGCTTAGATGATACAATTGGTACTGATTTTTGTCCTGTCGATACTATCATTGGTGAGAGGGGTGCTGCGGATGATAGTAACTCCTATCCTCAGTATCCTCTTGGTGACATTTCTCAAAGTGACAATGATCTCAGTTTTTTTGACAATGAATGGCCCGATATTGGAAACTTTGAGGATGTTGACAGGATGTTTAG AAGTTGTGATTCGACATTTGGGCTTGGGAGCGTTGGCAATGAAGATGACTTGAGTTGGTTTTCATCAGGACAAACTGTTGAAGGATCAGAGGATATGTTAAAGTCAGAGGCCGAGTTTTCTTGTCTCGAATCAATTCCATTTAAAAACTTACCAGAACAACATGGACCATCTAAACTGAACAATGCAAGTTCTTCAGTCAACAGTTCCAACATGGACAGTGCATCTATCAGCTGCAAATCTAGTTTCCGGGCATCGAAAGGTGGTGAGCCTGATGCTCTTGGTCACTTCACCGTCATGAATGGATCTAGTGCAGTTTCTGAAAGCAAGTATGGGTTTGCACCTAAAGAGCAG ATCAATTTTCAGAAGAAGCAGGCAAAGCACCGTAAGCAATCTGAAGGAAAGAGAAAGGACCGATGGTTAGAAAATGGTGTTTCGTCACAGCATACTGGAAATCTACAGTTTAATGGCACGAAGCTTCCTTCTGATAACTTGCCTCATCAAGTTTACACGTCTCCAGACATtcagaaacaaaagaaaaacatacgGCCTGATTACTTTGGTTACTTGCAGACCCATATTCCTTACGTGCATTTGGATTACATGCatcctacaaaacaaaaaccagtCAGTTCAATGAGTAATGGTCTCACCTCTCCTTCTCCAAAGGGATCATCTTATGCATCCAATCGAGTACAATCTATGGGGAGCGCTCATGATCGTTCATTTGAGTCTCCTTCCATGACAGCAGATGTCAAGAAGGAGAAACTGCAATGCAGACAAGGATTTCATTCCTCATTTAGAAGCAAGACAAAGGATGTGGATATGACGGTTCAGACTGCATCATGTGATCCAATTTCAGTCCCAAAGCAAGTCCATCATTTGCATAATGCTCGTGAAAATCACAATGAAGTTGAAAGAAGTCCAGCAGATTTAGATTCTTGCAATGTACAGGAAAGCTCTTGCAGGAGCTCTGGTTTGGATGATATCTCACTGGAAGCATCTTGTTTTCGTCAGCTTCAACAAGTTGTAGAACAG CTGGATACAAGaacaaaattgcaaataaggGACAGTCTGTACCGCTTGGCTAGGAGCGCCGAACAAAGAAATCGCAATGCAAGTTTAAAAGGTGGCAGCATAGATGATAGAGATGCCAGTGGAGCATTTATGGCTGAAGAAACAAATAA GTACAGTAGATTTATGGACATGGAAACTGATACAAATCCTATCGATCGGTCTATAGCGCACTTGCTGTTTCACCGGCCCTCAGTCTCATCAATGGTGCCACCTCATGATGGTTCATCTTTGAATTCACAGACAGTG AACCATGGGTCTATCGCCCTTCCGCTTGTGATGTCGGAGAAACTAGTTTGTCAAGAAGAAACTCCGAGTGAAGCAGATAAAAAAGAAGCCGATCCCCGAAGATGA